Genomic segment of Streptomyces zhihengii:
AACGCGCTGAACTTCATGAAGGCGTGCGGCACCGACCCGGCGGAGTTCCGCACGGTCGAGTTCTTCGCCTCCCACGAGGCGCTGCTGCTGGACTACGAGTCGGCCCTCACCCGGGTCGACTCCCGCACGGGCCACCTGTACGACGTCTCGGGCCACATGGTCTGGATCGGCGAGCGCACCCGCCAGATGGACGGGGCGCACATCGAGTTCGCCTCCCGGATCCGCAACCCGATCGGCATCAAGCTCGGCCCGACGACGACGGTCGACGAGGCCCTGGGCTACGTCGACAAGCTGGACCCGGAGCGCGAGCCCGGCCGGCTGACGTTCATCGTGCGGATGGGCGCCGACAAGGTCCGCGACAAGCTCCCCGAGCTGGTGGAGAAGGTCACCGCCTCCGGTGCGACCGTGGCCTGGGTGACCGACCCGATGCACGGCAACACCTTCGAGGCGGCCTCCGGGCACAAGACCCGCCGCTTCGACGACGTGCTCGACGAGGTCAAGGGCTTCTTCGAGGTCCACAAGGGCCTCGGCACCCACCCGGGCGGCATCCACGTCGAGCTGACCGGTGACGACGTCACCGAGTGCGTGGGCGGCGGCGACGAGATCTTCGTCGACGATCTGCACCAGCGCTACGAGACGGCCTGCGACCCCCGGCTCAACCGGAGCCAGTCGCTGGACCTCGCCTTCCTGGTCGCCGAGATGTACCGCGACCAGTAACGACGACACCACGACGACGGGGCGCGGATCGCTGTGATCCGCGCCCCATCGTCGTACTCCGGGCTTTTGCGCGCTCGGCGCGGCGGGTAAGGTTAGGTTAGCCTCACCGAAACAGGGAGGGGCTGACCCTTCGATCCGGCGCCGCCCCGGGAGGTGAACCGCGTGTACGTCTGCTCGTGCTTCGGCATCACGGAGAAGCAGGTCAAGGAACACGCGGCGGCCGGGGCCTGCACGCCCCGCCAGATCGCGTCGGTCTCCAAGGCGGGCACCGACTGCGGATCGTGCGTACGCCGCATCCAGGGCCTGCTCGGCCGGGGCGCCTGCCCCCGCCGTGAGCTGCTGGACCAGGGCGAGGCCGCCGGCGTACTGGCCGCCGATCCCCTGGCGCCCCCGCTGCCGGCCGCCGCCGCACTCGACGAAGCGGCCTGAGACCGCTCCGTGCGCCGAGGCGCGCCGGGCCGGTGCCGTGCGGGTGCCGCCGCCCCGAAGGACGTCACGGCAAACGCCGCCGCCGGGAAGACCGCCGTCAGCTCTCCGGCTGCTCGATGAGCTGGGCGATGTAGAGCGGTTCCCCGAGCTTCTCGACGAGTTCGAGCTGGGTGTCGAGGTAGTCGATGTGGTGCTCCTCGTCCTCCAGGATCGACTCGAAGATGTTGGCCGAGGTGATGTCCCCCTTGGCCCGCATGACCTCGATGCCCCGCTTGAGGCGGTCGATCGCCTCGACCTCCACCTGCCGGTCGGCCTGGAACATCTCCGTGACGGTCTGGCCGACGCGGACGTGGAACAGGCGCTGGTAGTTGGGCAGGCCGTCGAGGAAGAGGATCCGGTCGGTGAGGACCTCGGCGTGCTTCATCTCGTCGAAGGACTCGGCCCGGGTGTACTTGGCGAGCTTGGTCCAGCCGAAGTTCTCCTGCATCTTCGCGTGCAGGAAGTACTGGTTGATCGCGGTCAATTCGGCGGTCAGCTGCTCGTTGAGGAACTCGATGACCTCGGGGTCGCCCTGCATCGCAGAGGCTCCTTCCGCACGTATGACTGGGCAGGTCCCGCATCCTTGCATCGCGGCCGGTGACCGTCCAGTAAGTGCCTCCTTAGTAGGAGTTGCCCGAATGGGTCCGAACCTGGTCATGACCACCCCTCGCGGTCTGTCACCATGGATGACATGGGTCAGCCGGAGAGCCGGGAATACCGAGCACCACAGGGGTCCGAGCTTCCGCCGGGGCAGCGGCTGCAGCGCGGCTGGCCGGTCACCCACTACGGCCCCGTACCCAAGTTCAAGCCGGACCGCTGGGAGTTCAGGGTCTTCGGGGCCACCGCCGACGGCGACAAGCACTGCTGGAACCACGAGGAGTTCTCCGCCCTCCCGTTCGCCACCGTCGTCGCCGATCTGCACTGCGTCACGAAGTTCAGCATGCTGGGGGCCGAATGGGGCGGTGTGGCCGCCCGGACGGTGGTCGCCCTCGCCCCGCCGGCGCCGGCCGTCTCGCACGTCATGGTGTGGGCCGAGTACGGCTTCAGCGCGAACCTGCGGCTGGACGACTTCGTCTCCGAGCGCACCATCTTCGCCACCCACAAGGACGGTGAACTGCTCACCGCCGAGCACGGGTTCCCGCTGCGGCTCGTGGTCCCGCAGCTCTACGCGTGGAAGGGCCCCAAGTGGGTCCGCGGCATCGAGTACATGACCGCCGACCGGCGCGGATTCTGGGAGGAGCGCGGCTACCACAACGTCGGCGACCCCTGGAAGGAGCAGCGCTACTCCTACCAGGAGGAACCGGGGGACGGCCCGGAGCTCTGAGGCCCCGGGCGGCTCAGTGGTACCGGTGGACCACCGCGTGCCCCTTGCCGCGGCCGATCAGCCACTTGTTCACCGGGGTGGTGATCAGGAAGGCGACGAAGAAGGCGAAGGCCAGCGCGCCCCAGAACAGCGCGTCGGACAGATGGGCGTCCATGGCGCCGGGGACCAGCAGCAGGACACCGTTGTCGACGATCTCCATCACGGTGATCGAGAGGGTGTCGGCGGCCAGCGCGACGCCGACGGCGGCCCTGAGGCCCAGCCCGGCGCGGGTGACCGCCCACAGGGTGAGCGAGTAGCCGAAGAAGAAGGCCAGCACGATCGCGAGGACCATCGTGGGGGCGTTGCCCCAGCCCAGCGCCGTGCCGATGATCATGCCGAGCACCTCGCCGATGGCGCAGCCGGTGAGGCAGTGCAGGGTGGCCCGGACCGCGGTGCCCCAGCCGGTGGTGGCGTGAGCGGTGTGGTGGCCGTGGTCTCCGTGGCCGGTGTGGTCCCCGTGGGCTCCGTGCCCCTCGTGCCGGGCCCGGCCGCCGGTCTCGTCGTGACCGGTGCCGTGGCCGGTGCGGTGGCCGGTGTGGTGGTGCGACCGGTCCGGTTCGTGCTCTCCGTGCTGCTGCATGGCTCTGCCCCCACGTCGGATGACGGTTCCTGTCGAACACAGGAACCGTATACCCCCCTGGGGTATTCCCTCAAGCGGGGACACGCGGGTCAGCGCAGCGCCTTCAGCCGCGCCACGTCCGCGGCGTGCCCCTCCTTCCCGCCGGGCGTCTCGATGATCAGCGGCACCCCCGCCGTCGCCGGATGGGCCAGCAGCGCGGCGAACGGCCGCTCGCCGATCGTCCCCGCCCCCACGTTCGCGTGACGGTCCTTGTGCGCACCCGCCACGTCCTTGGAGTCGTTGGCGTGGATCAGCTTCAGCCGTCCCTCCCCGACCGTGGCCACCAGCTCGTCCAGGGTGCGCGCCACCCCGTCCGGCGCCGCGAGGTCGTGGCCCGCCGCGTGGATGTGACAGGTGTCCAGGCAGACGCCGAGCTTCGGGTGGGAGTCCAGCGCCGCGAAGTACGGGCCGAAGTCCTCGGCCAGCGCGCAGAGCGACGACCCCTGGCCGGCCGTGGACTCCAGCAGCAGGAAGGGGTCGTCGTCGTGGGTCAGCTCGTCCAGCAGCGGCAGCATCCGCTCCCGCACCTGCGCGAGCGCCACCTCCCGGGTGCGGCCCCCGGTCGCCGAGCCGGTGTGCACCACCACGCCGAGGGCGCCTATCCGCCGGGCCCGGCGCAGCGAGTGCCGCAGCGACAGCACCGACTGCTCCACCGTGGCCTCGGTGTGCGAGCCGAAGTTGATCAGGTACGGCGCGTGCACCCAGGCGGACAGCCCCTCCTCGGCGCACCCGGCCAGGAACTTCTCGTCCTCGGCGGGACGCCCCGCGGGCAGCGCCCACCCCCGGGGATTGGCGACGAACACCTGGACCGCCTCGGCCGCCAGCTCCCGCGCGTAGGCGAGACCGGTCGTGGCGAGGCCGCCGGCCACGGGGACGTGGCCGCCGACGGGGTTGCGCATGAGTGACCAGGGCCTCTCGTTCGGATCTTGGCGGGCTCGCGTGCCCTGGAACGTACTCTCCCAGCTACCGCTGGGAGGGGCCCCCATGCCGCGTTGTCGTCGGTCGCCGACGCTCCGCGTGGACTCTCCCCCTGGCCTTCGGCCGGGAGGTGCCCCCATCCTCCGCCTTGCGATCGCACGCACCAGAACTCGCTCCCTGATCCGCCCTGATCCAAACGAAAGACCCTAGAGTCCCTTGATCTTGATGACGATCTCACTGCCCTCGGGGGCCCGGCCGCCGCCCGCGACGGACTGGCTCTCCACCGTGTCGCCGAGGAACGGGAACTTCTTCTCGGCCTTCACCGTGAACCCGGCCGCCTCCAGCGCGGCGGTGGCGTCGTCCACGCCGTCGCCCACCACGTCGGGGACGGCGACCAGCCGCGGGCCCTTGGAGAGCGTCAGCGTGATCGTGTCGCCGCCCGCGAGCCGGGTGCCCTCGGCCGCCGACTGCCGGGCGACCGTACCGGCCTCGCCCGGGGAGTGGACGCGCTCGTCGGCGATCACCACCTTCAGGCCGGCCCCCTCCAGCTCCTCGGTGGCGGCCTCGGCGCTGTCACCCGTCACATCGGGGACGTCGACCGGGGCGCCGCGGCTGACCACCAGGGCGACCGCGGTGTCCGGGCCGCGGCTGCTGCCCGCCTCCGGGTCCGTGCGGATCACCGACCCCTGCTGCACGGTCTCGTCGAACTCCCGGGACACCGCGCCCGGCGCGAGACCCGCCTTGCGCAGTTCGCGCCGGGCGTCGTCGAGCGGGCGGCCGGCCACGTCGGGGACCTCCACGATCCGGGGGCCGCGGGAGACGATCAGCGTCACCGAGCCGTTGCCGCGGATGCGCGCGTTGGTGCCCGGGTCGCTGTTGATCACCGATCCGCGCGGCACCGTCTCGCTGAAGTCGTGCCGGACCGAGCGCACGTCCAGCCCGGCGGCGTCCAGCCGGCCGCGGGCGTCGCTCTCGGTCTTGCCGATCAGCGCCGGCACCCGGGTGAACTGCCCGGAGTTGATGTACCAGACGCCCGTGCCGATCCCGAGCACGGCGACGACGGCGATCACCAGCGCCAGCGTCCCGCGCCGCTGCCCCAGCGCGCCGAGCCCGGGCAGGGTCCGGCGCGGCGGACGCGACGGCGGAGCGGCCGGCGGCGGGACGGTGAGCCGGGCGGTGTGCCGGACACCCGGCTCCTCCCGGGGCACGGCGCGCGGCAGCACGTCCGTCCGCTCGTCCTCGGGCCCGGCGGCCGGCCGGGCCTCCCCGGGGCCGTCCGCGGCGAGCGTGTGCGGCGGCGCCGCGTCGAGCTGCGCGTCGTCCATGGCCGCCCGCGCCTCGCGGGCCTGCGCCAGCAGCGCGACCGCGTCGTGCGGGCGGACCTCCGGATTGCGGGCGGTCGCGCTCGCCACCAGCTCGTCGAGCTCGACGGCCAGCCCGGGGAAGGCTGCGGAAGGGGCGGGGACGTCCTCGTTGAGATGCAGATAGAGCACCTGGGCCGGCGTGTCGCCGCCGTGCGGCTTGCCGCCGGTCAGCATCTCGTACAGCACCACGCCGCAGGCGTAGACGTCGGCGCGGGTGTCGGCCGTGCCGTACTCGATCTGCTCCGGGGCGAGGTAGGAGACCGTGCCGAGGACCGTGCCCGAGGTGTTCGTCACCGAGTCCACCGCGCGGACGAGGCCGAAGTCGGCGACCTTCACCCGGCCGTCGTCCCCGATCAGCACGTTCTCCGGCTTCATGTCCCGGTGCACGAACCCGGCCCGGTGGGCCGCGCCCAGCGCGGCGAGCACCGGCTCCAGGATGTCCAGCGCCGCCCGGGGCGGCAGCGCGCCGCGCTCGCGCAGGACGTCCCGCAGGGTGCAGCCCTCGACGTACTCCATGGCGAGGTAGACGTACGCGCCCTCGGCGCCCTGGTCGAAGACGCCCACCACATTGGGGTGCGCCAGCCGGGCGACGGACTTGGCCTCGCGGATGAAGCGCTCGACGAAGGTCGCGTCCGCGGCCAGCGCCGGGTGCATCACCTTCAGCGCGAGCACGCGGTCGAGGCGGGTGTCGACGGCCCGGTAGACCGTGGCCATCCCGCCGACGGCGATGCGCCCCTCGACGCGGTAGCGGCCGTCGAGCAGCATCCCGACGAGGGGGTCCTTGAGGGTCGTGTCCACGGGGAGAGTCTACGAGCCGGTACGGGAGCGGTGGACGGGCCGGTGAGGGCTGCGACGGAGCTGTGACAGGGGACTCTCCGCCCCGTGACCCCGTGACCCCGTGCCCCCGCGCCCCCGGGCGGGGTCACGGGCTCAGAACGCGGGGCGCTCCGGATCCAGGTCCGCCCGGCCCTCGTGCGGGGAGGACGCCTCGGCGAAGTGCCGCACCGGGATCCGGCCCGCCCGGCGCGCCAGCCGGCCCGCCTCGACCGCGTGCCGCATCGCCTCCGCCATCAGCACCGGCTCCTGCGCCCGGGTCACCGCCGACGCCAGCATCACCGCGTCGCACCCCAGCTCCATCGCCACCGTCGCGTCCGAGGCCGTCCCGGCGCCCGCGTCGAGGATCACCGGCACACCGGCCTGCTCCACGATCAGCCGGAAGTTGTGCGGATTGCGGATGCCGAGCCCGGAGCCGATCGGCGAGCCGAGCGGCATGACCGCCGCGCAGCCCACCTCCTCCAGCCTCCTGGCCAGCACCGGGTCGTCGTTGGTGTACGGAAGCACCGTGAAGCCGTCGTCGACCAGCGTCTCCGCGGCCTCCAGCAGCTCGACGCCGTCCGGCAGCAGGGTGCGCTCGTCGGCCACCACCTCCAGCTTGATCCAGTCGGTGCCGAGCGCCTCCCGCGCGAGCCGGGCGGTGAGCACCGCCTCGCCCGCGGTGAAGCAGCCCGCGGTGTTCGGCAGCACCCGGATGCCCAGCCGGTCCAGCACGGACAGCACCGAGCCGTGCACCGTCGGGTCGAGCCGGCGCATCGCCACGGTCGTCAGCTCCGTGCCGCTGGCGGCCAGCGAGCGCTCCAGCACGT
This window contains:
- a CDS encoding class II 3-deoxy-7-phosphoheptulonate synthase; translated protein: MTVNAKTTATGGNTWRHLPAAQQPEYPDAEALRDVIADLESYPPLVFAGECDQLRARMGAVAKGEAFLLQGGDCAEAFDAVSADHIRNKLKTLLQMGAVLTYAASVPVVKVGRIAGQYSKPRSKPTETRDGVTLPTYRGDSVNGFDFTEAARIPDPERLKRMYNASASTLNLVRAFTTGGYADLRQVHAWNQDFVKSSPSGQRYEQLAREIDNALNFMKACGTDPAEFRTVEFFASHEALLLDYESALTRVDSRTGHLYDVSGHMVWIGERTRQMDGAHIEFASRIRNPIGIKLGPTTTVDEALGYVDKLDPEREPGRLTFIVRMGADKVRDKLPELVEKVTASGATVAWVTDPMHGNTFEAASGHKTRRFDDVLDEVKGFFEVHKGLGTHPGGIHVELTGDDVTECVGGGDEIFVDDLHQRYETACDPRLNRSQSLDLAFLVAEMYRDQ
- a CDS encoding (2Fe-2S)-binding protein — protein: MYVCSCFGITEKQVKEHAAAGACTPRQIASVSKAGTDCGSCVRRIQGLLGRGACPRRELLDQGEAAGVLAADPLAPPLPAAAALDEAA
- the bfr gene encoding bacterioferritin; the protein is MQGDPEVIEFLNEQLTAELTAINQYFLHAKMQENFGWTKLAKYTRAESFDEMKHAEVLTDRILFLDGLPNYQRLFHVRVGQTVTEMFQADRQVEVEAIDRLKRGIEVMRAKGDITSANIFESILEDEEHHIDYLDTQLELVEKLGEPLYIAQLIEQPES
- a CDS encoding sulfite oxidase-like oxidoreductase; the encoded protein is MGQPESREYRAPQGSELPPGQRLQRGWPVTHYGPVPKFKPDRWEFRVFGATADGDKHCWNHEEFSALPFATVVADLHCVTKFSMLGAEWGGVAARTVVALAPPAPAVSHVMVWAEYGFSANLRLDDFVSERTIFATHKDGELLTAEHGFPLRLVVPQLYAWKGPKWVRGIEYMTADRRGFWEERGYHNVGDPWKEQRYSYQEEPGDGPEL
- a CDS encoding DUF4396 domain-containing protein, whose product is MQQHGEHEPDRSHHHTGHRTGHGTGHDETGGRARHEGHGAHGDHTGHGDHGHHTAHATTGWGTAVRATLHCLTGCAIGEVLGMIIGTALGWGNAPTMVLAIVLAFFFGYSLTLWAVTRAGLGLRAAVGVALAADTLSITVMEIVDNGVLLLVPGAMDAHLSDALFWGALAFAFFVAFLITTPVNKWLIGRGKGHAVVHRYH
- a CDS encoding deoxyribonuclease IV translates to MRNPVGGHVPVAGGLATTGLAYARELAAEAVQVFVANPRGWALPAGRPAEDEKFLAGCAEEGLSAWVHAPYLINFGSHTEATVEQSVLSLRHSLRRARRIGALGVVVHTGSATGGRTREVALAQVRERMLPLLDELTHDDDPFLLLESTAGQGSSLCALAEDFGPYFAALDSHPKLGVCLDTCHIHAAGHDLAAPDGVARTLDELVATVGEGRLKLIHANDSKDVAGAHKDRHANVGAGTIGERPFAALLAHPATAGVPLIIETPGGKEGHAADVARLKALR
- the pknB gene encoding Stk1 family PASTA domain-containing Ser/Thr kinase — protein: MDTTLKDPLVGMLLDGRYRVEGRIAVGGMATVYRAVDTRLDRVLALKVMHPALAADATFVERFIREAKSVARLAHPNVVGVFDQGAEGAYVYLAMEYVEGCTLRDVLRERGALPPRAALDILEPVLAALGAAHRAGFVHRDMKPENVLIGDDGRVKVADFGLVRAVDSVTNTSGTVLGTVSYLAPEQIEYGTADTRADVYACGVVLYEMLTGGKPHGGDTPAQVLYLHLNEDVPAPSAAFPGLAVELDELVASATARNPEVRPHDAVALLAQAREARAAMDDAQLDAAPPHTLAADGPGEARPAAGPEDERTDVLPRAVPREEPGVRHTARLTVPPPAAPPSRPPRRTLPGLGALGQRRGTLALVIAVVAVLGIGTGVWYINSGQFTRVPALIGKTESDARGRLDAAGLDVRSVRHDFSETVPRGSVINSDPGTNARIRGNGSVTLIVSRGPRIVEVPDVAGRPLDDARRELRKAGLAPGAVSREFDETVQQGSVIRTDPEAGSSRGPDTAVALVVSRGAPVDVPDVTGDSAEAATEELEGAGLKVVIADERVHSPGEAGTVARQSAAEGTRLAGGDTITLTLSKGPRLVAVPDVVGDGVDDATAALEAAGFTVKAEKKFPFLGDTVESQSVAGGGRAPEGSEIVIKIKGL
- a CDS encoding thiazole synthase, whose protein sequence is MADDLLTIGGTAFSSRLIMGTGGAPSLDVLERSLAASGTELTTVAMRRLDPTVHGSVLSVLDRLGIRVLPNTAGCFTAGEAVLTARLAREALGTDWIKLEVVADERTLLPDGVELLEAAETLVDDGFTVLPYTNDDPVLARRLEEVGCAAVMPLGSPIGSGLGIRNPHNFRLIVEQAGVPVILDAGAGTASDATVAMELGCDAVMLASAVTRAQEPVLMAEAMRHAVEAGRLARRAGRIPVRHFAEASSPHEGRADLDPERPAF